Proteins co-encoded in one Papaver somniferum cultivar HN1 chromosome 5, ASM357369v1, whole genome shotgun sequence genomic window:
- the LOC113278930 gene encoding uncharacterized protein LOC113278930, producing MASHKIHLQQVLFVMRQHQLHAKLSKCCFAQTELEYLGHIITAQGVSADPAKISCMTSWPTPTTIKALKGFLGLTSYYRKFVRGYGNISKPLTELLKKNSFHWSPVAEEAFNKLKVAITTTPVLALPDFSKKFILETDASESALELY from the coding sequence ATGGCATCACATAAGATTCACCTTCAACAAGTACTCTTTGTTATGAGACAACATCAACTACATGCCAAATTATCCAAATGTTGTTTTGCACAAACTGAGTTGGAGTATTTAGGCCACATCATCACAGCTCAGGGTGTTTCAGCTGATCCTGCAAAGATTAGTTGCATGACTTCTTGGCCAACTCCCACCACTATCAAGGCACTAAAAGGATTTTTGGGGCTAACTAGTTACTACAGGAAATTTGTCAGAGGGTATGGCAATATTAGTAAGCCACTGACTGAACttctaaagaaaaattctttTCATTGGTCTCCAGTTGCTGAGGAAGCATTCAACAAACTAAAAGTGGCCATTACAACTACTCCTGTGCTGGCACTTCCAGATTTTTCTAAGAAATTTATCTTGGAAACAGATGCTTCTGAGTCTGCATTGGAGTTGTATTGA
- the LOC113281344 gene encoding probable thiol methyltransferase 2 isoform X1, translating to MFSVSLRLRPQIHRLSINLRSKSGLFPVNKPFFSMMTTTNQKMEGKRGEENHSKNSTLSSSKVEKMQDILDEDSTGGWDKCWEQGLTPWDLGQPTPVLLQLLDKETLPKGRVLVPGCGAGHDVIAIANPERYVVGLELSENAIKRAREVSSLSPNAKYFEFIETDFFTWRPPVLFDLIFDYTFFCAIEPRIRASWGTRIHELLKPDGELITLMFPTDDRDGGPPYKVSVADYEKVLHPRGFKATSIIDNELAVGRRRGCEKLGRWKRFLNHSQL from the exons ATGTTCTCAGTCTCCTTGCGTCTTCGTCCCCAGATTCATCGACTATCCATTAATTTGCGATCCAAGTCGGGCCTTTTCCCTGTAAATAAACCCTTCTTCTCGATGATGACAACAACAAACCAAAAAATGGAAggaaaaagaggagaagaaaatcattcaaaaaattctacattaTCAAGTTCCAAAGTGGAGAAAATGCAGGATATCTTAGATGAAGACTCAACAG GTGGTTGGGACAAATGCTGGGAGCAAGGATTGACACCATGGGATTTGGGTCAGCCAACGCCTGTACTGCTACAACTTCTTGACAAGGAAACCCTTCCCAAAGGCAGAGTTCTAGTCCCTGGATGTGGGGCT GGACACGACGTGATTGCAATTGCAAATCCTGAACGCTATGTTGTAGGCCTGGAATTATCCGAAAATGCCATTAAGAGAGCAAGAGAG GTATCTTCGTTATCACCAAATGCAAAATATTTTGAGTTTATAGAGACGGACTTCTTCACTTGGCGTCCACCTGTGTTATTTGATCTCATATTTGATTATAC GTTTTTCTGTGCAATTGAACCTCGCATTAGAGCATCTTGGGGAACACGAATACATGAGCTGTTGAAACCAGATGGGGAGCTCATAACTCTAATGTTTCCT ACTGATGATCGTGATGGAGGTCCACCTTATAAAGTCTCTGTGGCTGA TTATGAAAAGGTTTTGCATCCCCGGGGATTCAAGGCGACTTCTATAATAGATAACGAGCTAGCTGTAGGACGACGAAGG GGATGCGAGAAGCTTGGGAGATGGAAGAGGTTTCTAAATCATTCTCAATTATGA
- the LOC113281344 gene encoding probable thiol methyltransferase 2 isoform X2 — protein MMTTTNQKMEGKRGEENHSKNSTLSSSKVEKMQDILDEDSTGGWDKCWEQGLTPWDLGQPTPVLLQLLDKETLPKGRVLVPGCGAGHDVIAIANPERYVVGLELSENAIKRAREVSSLSPNAKYFEFIETDFFTWRPPVLFDLIFDYTFFCAIEPRIRASWGTRIHELLKPDGELITLMFPTDDRDGGPPYKVSVADYEKVLHPRGFKATSIIDNELAVGRRRGCEKLGRWKRFLNHSQL, from the exons ATGATGACAACAACAAACCAAAAAATGGAAggaaaaagaggagaagaaaatcattcaaaaaattctacattaTCAAGTTCCAAAGTGGAGAAAATGCAGGATATCTTAGATGAAGACTCAACAG GTGGTTGGGACAAATGCTGGGAGCAAGGATTGACACCATGGGATTTGGGTCAGCCAACGCCTGTACTGCTACAACTTCTTGACAAGGAAACCCTTCCCAAAGGCAGAGTTCTAGTCCCTGGATGTGGGGCT GGACACGACGTGATTGCAATTGCAAATCCTGAACGCTATGTTGTAGGCCTGGAATTATCCGAAAATGCCATTAAGAGAGCAAGAGAG GTATCTTCGTTATCACCAAATGCAAAATATTTTGAGTTTATAGAGACGGACTTCTTCACTTGGCGTCCACCTGTGTTATTTGATCTCATATTTGATTATAC GTTTTTCTGTGCAATTGAACCTCGCATTAGAGCATCTTGGGGAACACGAATACATGAGCTGTTGAAACCAGATGGGGAGCTCATAACTCTAATGTTTCCT ACTGATGATCGTGATGGAGGTCCACCTTATAAAGTCTCTGTGGCTGA TTATGAAAAGGTTTTGCATCCCCGGGGATTCAAGGCGACTTCTATAATAGATAACGAGCTAGCTGTAGGACGACGAAGG GGATGCGAGAAGCTTGGGAGATGGAAGAGGTTTCTAAATCATTCTCAATTATGA
- the LOC113278931 gene encoding uncharacterized protein LOC113278931 has protein sequence MSIYHLYGSSYTYSAEDEEDDDYHVDRQQQGHIHTSEVQARRTGCRIFNVNFFGRSIITTVTSKPREIKRWIDSSLYYERYQYHNRTLVVGLGVQWLPPYRGSVDPAETLQLCVGTRSLIIQLSHTPYVPRILRRFLGDEKITFVGIWNHMDEKKLLMSEHQLYVTNLVNLSNIGTSGNDSSRGSMENLVRVFLGFSGVAKDPVVGRSNWKAKNLSHNQVQYACVDAHVSAEIGKKLEAWNYKC, from the coding sequence ATGAGTATATACCACCTATATGGTTCCTCTTATACTTACAgcgctgaagatgaagaagatgatgattatcacGTTGATCGACAACAACAAGGTCATATTCACACAAGTGAAGTTCAAGCAAGAAGAACAGGTTGTCGGATCTTCAATGTCAACTTTTTTGGAAGATCCATTATCACTACTGTAACTTCAAAACCACGTGAAATCAAGAGATGGATTGACAGTAGTTTGTATTATGAACGCTATCAGTATCATAACCGCACTCTCGTTGTCGGACTTGGTGTTCAATGGCTACCTCCTTATCGTGGTTCTGTTGATCCTGCTGAAACTCTACAGCTATGTGTTGGTACTCGTAGTCTCATTATTCAGCTCTCTCATACTCCTTATGTTCCTAGAATCCTTCGTAGATTTCTTGGTGATGAGAAGATTACTTTTGTTGGGATATGGAATCATATGGATGAAAAGAAGCTTTTGATGTCTGAACATCAACTTTATGTTACGAATTTGGTTAATCTGAGTAATATTGGGACTAGTGGAAAtgattcatcaagaggttctatGGAAAACTTGGTTAGGGTTTTTCTTGGTTTCAGTGGTGTTGCTAAAGATCCTGTTGTTGGTAGAAGTAATTGGAAAGCTAAGAATCTTAGTCATAATCAAGTTCAGTATGCTTGTGTAGATGCTCATGTTTCAGCTGAGATTGGGAAGAAGTTGGAAGCGTGGAATTATAaatgttag